A segment of the Paracoccus suum genome:
GCCTTCGTGGCCACCCTGTCGCTGGCGATCCTGACCCCGGGGCCAGCTATCATTGCCTGCACGCGCGCCGCCGCGGCCATGGGCCGTCAGGCGGCGCTGCGTTATGCGCTTGGCCTCGCCTTCGGGGCATCGCTGTGGTGCCTTGCCTCGCTCTTCGGCCTCAGCCTGCTCTTCCGCTTGGTGCCGCAGCTGTTCGTGGTGCTGAAGGTCGCGGGGGGCCTCTACCTCATCTATGTCGCGGTCAAGATGTGGCGCCATGCGCACGATCCGCTGCCCGCGTCGGCGGTGATCGGCGGGCCGGGCTTTCGGGCCGGCATGGCGCTGAACCTGTCGAACCCCAAGCCGGCGCTGTTCTATGGTGCGATCCTGCTGTCGCTCTTTCCGCGGCTGCATGGCGTCGCCGGGCCGGCGCTGGTCTATGCGGTCGCCCTGGCGTGCGAGCTGACCTTTTACGTCGCGGTCAACGCCCTGATGTCCACCGCACCGGTGCGCCGCCGCTATTTCGCCCTGAAGTCCACCATCGACCGCACGGCGGGCGCCCTGATCGGCGCGCTCGGGCTGCTGCTGATCGTTCGCCACTGAAAAGGTACATGCCGATGGCCGACCAGATGCTTGAACCCCGCGCCGACCGCCTGCCGCATGAAAAGGGCTTTCACGTCAGTTGGGACCAGTTGCATCGCGACGCGCGCGCGCTGGCCTGGCGGCTTGACGGTCAGGGACCTGCGGACGGCGGCTGGCGGGCGGTGGTTGCCATCACCCGCGGCGGCATGGTCCCGGCCATGATCGTCGCGCGCGAGCTGGACATCCGCACCATCGACACGATCAGCGTGAAATCCTACCTCAAGGGCGAGCAGGGCAGCGTGCAGGTGCTGAAATCACCCGATGCGCAGATGATGGGTGACGGCGAGGGCGTGTTGGTGGTGGACGATCTCGTCGACAGCGGCCGCACGCTCGAGCTGTGCCGGAACCTCTATCCCAAGGCGCATTTCGCGACCGTCTATGCCAAGCCCAAGGGCAAGCCGATGGTCCAGACCTATGTGACAGAGGTCAGTCAGGACACCTGGATCTTCTTTCCCTGGGACATGGCGTTGCAATATGTCGAGCCCTACCGGGGCAGCGATTGACCGACCGCGCGCGTCCCCGCGCCATCGCCCGGCGGATCGAGGCGCGCAAGGGCTGGTGGCACTGGCTGTTCGAGGGCGGCATCACGCTGAAGGGCCTGATGGGCCTTACCGAACTGGTCGCGGGCGCCGCGCTGCTGGCCGCACCTCCGACGCGGGTCCACGACCTGATCGAGGCCGCGGCCCGCTGGCACCTGATTGCCGACCGTCACGGCCCGCTGTCGCGCCAACTGCTGCACGCGGCCGAGAATTGGCCTGCCGCCAGCCAGCATTTTTACGCCCTCTACCTGGTGCTTCATGGCGGCTTGAAGCTGGTGATGGTCGGCCTGTTGTGGGCGCGGTTCGCCTGGGCTTATCCCGCCGCCATCGCCATCCAATGCTTTTTTATCGCTTTCGAGGGGCATCGTTGGATGCACACCGGCAATCCGGTGCTGCTGGGCCTCGCCGCGCTTGATCTGGCGATCATCGGCCTGATCTGGCACGAATGGCGGGCCCGTCCCCAACCGTGAGGATGGGGGAGTTGCCGGCAACGGCGCTGCGAGGCAAACCGGGGGACAAGCGATGGCAGCGATCCGCATTCTGGTGGTCGGTCTGGGGCACATGGGCGCGTCGCATGCCGATGCCTACCATCGCGATCGGCGGTTTGAGATCGTCGGCTTGGTCGCTCGCGGCATTCATGACCGCCCGATTCCCGCGGCCCTGGCCGACTATCCCCGCTTTGCCGATTACGGCGAGGCGCTGGCGCAAACCCGGCCGGACGCGGTCTCGATCAGCACTTGGCCCGACACCCACGCAGCCTTTGCACTGGCCGCGCTGGACATGGGCGCGCATGTGTTCGTCGAAAAGCCCATCGCCACCACGACGGAGGACGCGCGCGCCGTCGCCGCCCGCGCGGCAGAGGTCGGGCGGGTCCTGCTGGCCGGCTATATCCTGCGCGTTCACCCCTCGTGGCAGCGGTTCGTGCAGATCGGCCAAGGCCTCGGCAAGCCATTGGTGATGCGCATGAACCTGAACCAGCAGAGCACCGGCGAGGCCTATGTCTGGCACCGCAACCTGCTCGGCAGCCTGACGCCGCTGGTCGATTGCGGCGTCCATTACGTCGACGTCATGTGCCAGCTGACGGGCGCCCGCCCGCTCCGCGTGCACGGCATCGGCGCGCGCCTGTGGGACGAGGGCACCCAGCCCAACTACGGCGCGCTGCACGTCGTCTTCGACGATGGCTCGGTCGGCTGGTACGAGGCCGGCTGGGGTCCCATGATGTCCGAGGTGGCCCATTTCGTGAAGGACGTGGTCGGACCGCGGGGCGCAGTTTCGCTGGTTCCGGCCGCCTCGGGGGGCGAGGCCGGCAGCGCCGATATCGACAGCCACACCCGCACCGACGTCATTCGCCTGCACCACGCTGAAACCGGCCCCGACCACAGGTTGGTCAAGGCCGACGAGACCATCACCATGGAGGGCGAGCCTGACCACCAGGCGCTTTGCGACTTGGAGGCCACGCTGTTCGCCGACTGCATCGACGGCAGTACCGACTCCGCCCCGCTGGTCGAGGCGGCGCTGAACTCGCTCGCCATCGTCCTCGCCGCCGATCAGAGCATCCGTGAGGGCAGGGCGGTGACGCTGGATTGAGGCCGCCCATTTGCGGGATTTGCCAACTGCAGGGTGAACGGG
Coding sequences within it:
- a CDS encoding LysE family translocator; the protein is MDAITVPALAAFVATLSLAILTPGPAIIACTRAAAAMGRQAALRYALGLAFGASLWCLASLFGLSLLFRLVPQLFVVLKVAGGLYLIYVAVKMWRHAHDPLPASAVIGGPGFRAGMALNLSNPKPALFYGAILLSLFPRLHGVAGPALVYAVALACELTFYVAVNALMSTAPVRRRYFALKSTIDRTAGALIGALGLLLIVRH
- the gpt gene encoding xanthine phosphoribosyltransferase; this translates as MADQMLEPRADRLPHEKGFHVSWDQLHRDARALAWRLDGQGPADGGWRAVVAITRGGMVPAMIVARELDIRTIDTISVKSYLKGEQGSVQVLKSPDAQMMGDGEGVLVVDDLVDSGRTLELCRNLYPKAHFATVYAKPKGKPMVQTYVTEVSQDTWIFFPWDMALQYVEPYRGSD
- a CDS encoding DUF2127 domain-containing protein; translation: MTDRARPRAIARRIEARKGWWHWLFEGGITLKGLMGLTELVAGAALLAAPPTRVHDLIEAAARWHLIADRHGPLSRQLLHAAENWPAASQHFYALYLVLHGGLKLVMVGLLWARFAWAYPAAIAIQCFFIAFEGHRWMHTGNPVLLGLAALDLAIIGLIWHEWRARPQP
- a CDS encoding Gfo/Idh/MocA family protein, yielding MAAIRILVVGLGHMGASHADAYHRDRRFEIVGLVARGIHDRPIPAALADYPRFADYGEALAQTRPDAVSISTWPDTHAAFALAALDMGAHVFVEKPIATTTEDARAVAARAAEVGRVLLAGYILRVHPSWQRFVQIGQGLGKPLVMRMNLNQQSTGEAYVWHRNLLGSLTPLVDCGVHYVDVMCQLTGARPLRVHGIGARLWDEGTQPNYGALHVVFDDGSVGWYEAGWGPMMSEVAHFVKDVVGPRGAVSLVPAASGGEAGSADIDSHTRTDVIRLHHAETGPDHRLVKADETITMEGEPDHQALCDLEATLFADCIDGSTDSAPLVEAALNSLAIVLAADQSIREGRAVTLD